One region of Polynucleobacter paneuropaeus genomic DNA includes:
- a CDS encoding response regulator transcription factor, whose protein sequence is MNVIAKPNQAEVIYVVDDDEAVRDSLTWLLESNGYVVRCHASAERFMQSLQSTDKSTISCAILDVRMPGMSGLELQERLISENYPMPIAFITGHGDVSMAVSTMKRGAVDFIEKPFKENDLCSLVDRMLAKARVDYSQASQRKITQSLLSKLTGRERQVLERIVAGRLNKQIADDLSISIKTVEAHRANIMEKLNVNTVADLLRLALSDPPSNS, encoded by the coding sequence ATGAACGTAATAGCCAAACCAAACCAAGCTGAAGTGATTTATGTCGTAGATGACGATGAAGCCGTCCGCGATTCCCTCACTTGGCTTCTAGAAAGTAATGGCTACGTAGTGCGCTGTCATGCCAGTGCCGAGCGTTTTATGCAATCCTTACAAAGTACAGACAAATCAACGATCTCCTGTGCCATTTTGGATGTCCGTATGCCAGGCATGTCAGGTCTTGAATTACAAGAGCGCTTAATCAGCGAAAACTATCCAATGCCGATCGCCTTTATCACCGGTCATGGCGATGTCTCGATGGCAGTCTCCACCATGAAACGGGGTGCCGTTGATTTTATTGAAAAGCCATTTAAAGAAAATGATCTCTGCAGCTTGGTCGATCGTATGCTTGCAAAAGCGCGTGTTGATTACTCACAAGCGAGTCAGCGCAAGATCACTCAGAGCTTGCTTAGCAAGTTAACCGGTCGCGAGAGACAAGTACTTGAACGCATTGTGGCTGGTCGTTTGAATAAACAAATTGCAGATGATTTAAGTATCTCGATTAAAACGGTCGAGGCACACCGCGCCAACATTATGGAAAAGCTCAACGTCAATACCGTTGCTGACTTGCTGCGTTTGGCTCTATCTGATCCTCCATCGAATTCATAA
- the folD gene encoding bifunctional methylenetetrahydrofolate dehydrogenase/methenyltetrahydrofolate cyclohydrolase FolD, whose protein sequence is MPAQLLDGNLLSKKLRAEIAARAAILTAKGVRPGLAVIVIGDNPASQVYVRNKVKACEDVGFHSVLERYSAELGEEELLARIATLNADPSIHGILVQLPLPEHIAAERVLEAIAPEKDVDGFHVANAGALMVGKPEFKPCTPYGCMKIIESIDYPVRGARAVIVGASNIVGKPMAMLLLQAGATVTICNSKTRDLAHHTKDADILVVATGKPHMITGDMIKTGAVVIDVGINRLPDGKLCGDVDFDTAKYVAGWITPVPGGVGPMTITMLLMNTLEAAEKAPKH, encoded by the coding sequence ATGCCCGCGCAGTTACTAGACGGAAATCTTCTCTCTAAAAAACTTCGTGCAGAAATTGCTGCACGTGCTGCAATTCTGACGGCCAAAGGTGTTAGGCCTGGTCTGGCAGTGATCGTGATTGGTGACAATCCCGCCAGCCAAGTCTATGTCCGCAATAAAGTGAAAGCTTGTGAAGACGTTGGCTTTCACTCGGTATTGGAGCGTTACTCCGCCGAACTGGGTGAAGAAGAATTACTAGCCCGCATTGCTACTCTCAATGCAGATCCATCAATTCATGGAATTTTGGTGCAACTTCCCCTGCCTGAGCACATTGCAGCGGAACGAGTATTAGAGGCGATAGCTCCTGAAAAAGATGTCGATGGTTTCCATGTAGCCAATGCAGGCGCCTTGATGGTTGGCAAACCTGAGTTCAAGCCTTGCACTCCCTATGGTTGCATGAAAATCATAGAAAGCATTGATTATCCAGTTCGGGGTGCACGTGCAGTGATTGTCGGGGCTTCGAATATTGTTGGTAAGCCAATGGCGATGCTTCTATTACAGGCTGGTGCCACTGTCACCATTTGCAATAGTAAAACGCGGGATCTAGCCCACCATACAAAAGATGCCGATATCTTGGTGGTTGCTACAGGTAAGCCGCATATGATTACGGGTGACATGATTAAAACTGGCGCTGTTGTGATTGATGTTGGTATTAACCGCCTACCAGACGGCAAGCTTTGTGGTGATGTCGACTTTGATACCGCTAAATATGTAGCCGGCTGGATTACGCCAGTACCAGGTGGTGTGGGTCCTATGACCATTACGATGCTGCTCATGAATACTTTAGAGGCTGCTGAGAAAGCACCAAAGCATTAA
- a CDS encoding M3 family metallopeptidase, giving the protein MKLSIPQHLLSNPLVTFGSGIPQYSAILPDHIGPAISYLLDHAQGAVDHAVAAQTPATWLGLAEPLEDATESLGRAWGAVSHLNSVADSAELRAAYGEMLPKVTAFMSSLGQNLALYEKFKSLSKSAEFANLSRAQKKVIENSLRDFRLGGAELTEADKPRFSAIQDEQAQLSKAFSDHVLDATDGFVHQITDPAALVGMPEDAIAAAADTAKQKQLSGWAFTLHFPSYYPVMQYSENRELRKLMYEAYITRASELAPAYGQGQMAWDNTQNMLDQLRLRSEEAKMLGFANYAALSLTPKMAQSVDEVDHFLSDIAQRARPFAEKDWQELVEFARTTLQLEDGLKPWDIAFASERLKQARYAFSENELKQYFPLSKVLEGLFRVIQTLFGVTIESADLPIWHQDVQSFAIRNAQQKIVAYFYLDPYARPGKRGGAWMDDARGRRELPNGDIQVPVAYLVCNFPAPVKVDGQVRQPTIAHDDVITLFHESGHGLHHLLTQVGALGVSGINGVEWDAVELPSQFMENFCWEWEVLEKMTAHVETGKSLPRELFDKLLAAKNFQNGLGTLRQITFSLLDWRLHSTFDAQSAHGQAVLDLSRKIAEQCNVIPQPEISRWPNTFSHIFAGGYAAGYYSYKWAEVLSADVYSAFEDAAKLTGSVLDPQTGARYRQEILEVGGSRPAAESFKAFRGREPQIDALLRHGGLA; this is encoded by the coding sequence ATGAAACTGTCTATTCCCCAACATCTCCTGAGTAATCCCCTAGTCACTTTTGGTTCTGGCATTCCGCAATACTCGGCAATCTTACCTGATCATATTGGGCCGGCTATCAGTTACCTGCTTGATCATGCCCAAGGAGCTGTAGATCATGCAGTCGCAGCGCAGACCCCTGCTACTTGGCTAGGGTTAGCCGAGCCACTCGAAGATGCCACAGAATCCCTCGGTCGAGCTTGGGGCGCAGTTTCTCATTTAAATAGTGTGGCTGATTCAGCAGAACTTCGTGCTGCTTACGGAGAAATGTTACCTAAGGTCACAGCTTTCATGTCGAGCCTTGGGCAAAACCTGGCTTTATATGAGAAGTTTAAGAGCCTAAGCAAGAGTGCTGAGTTTGCAAATTTAAGTAGAGCTCAGAAAAAAGTGATCGAGAACTCCTTGCGAGACTTTCGTTTGGGCGGAGCAGAACTGACCGAGGCAGACAAACCGCGTTTTTCTGCCATTCAAGATGAGCAAGCCCAACTGAGTAAAGCATTTTCTGATCATGTTTTAGATGCTACGGATGGCTTTGTACATCAAATTACCGATCCTGCAGCTTTAGTTGGCATGCCTGAGGATGCCATTGCTGCAGCCGCAGATACGGCCAAGCAAAAACAGTTATCAGGTTGGGCGTTTACGCTGCACTTCCCGTCATATTACCCAGTCATGCAGTATTCAGAAAATCGGGAATTGCGTAAACTCATGTATGAGGCTTATATCACCCGTGCTTCTGAATTAGCCCCTGCGTATGGTCAGGGTCAAATGGCGTGGGACAACACCCAAAATATGTTGGATCAACTGCGCTTGCGATCTGAGGAAGCCAAAATGCTAGGCTTTGCTAATTACGCAGCTCTGAGCTTAACTCCAAAGATGGCGCAGAGCGTTGATGAGGTAGATCACTTTTTGAGTGATATAGCACAACGAGCTAGGCCTTTTGCTGAAAAAGACTGGCAAGAACTAGTGGAATTTGCTCGCACTACTTTACAGTTAGAAGATGGACTTAAGCCTTGGGACATTGCTTTTGCATCCGAGCGACTTAAACAGGCGCGCTATGCCTTCTCTGAGAACGAACTCAAACAGTACTTCCCTTTGAGCAAAGTGCTTGAAGGACTATTTAGAGTAATACAGACCCTATTTGGTGTCACGATTGAATCTGCTGATTTACCTATTTGGCATCAAGACGTGCAATCCTTTGCCATTCGCAATGCCCAGCAAAAAATCGTCGCCTATTTCTATCTTGATCCTTATGCTCGTCCTGGTAAACGTGGTGGTGCCTGGATGGATGATGCCCGTGGACGTCGTGAATTACCCAACGGTGACATCCAAGTGCCTGTGGCTTACTTAGTTTGCAACTTCCCTGCACCAGTGAAAGTAGACGGGCAAGTACGTCAACCAACCATTGCGCATGATGATGTCATTACCCTCTTTCATGAAAGTGGTCATGGTCTACATCACCTTCTTACTCAGGTGGGCGCCTTGGGCGTATCCGGCATCAACGGCGTGGAATGGGATGCCGTTGAATTACCAAGTCAGTTTATGGAAAACTTCTGTTGGGAATGGGAGGTTTTAGAAAAAATGACCGCCCATGTTGAGACTGGAAAATCGCTCCCACGTGAATTGTTTGACAAGCTCCTGGCAGCCAAGAATTTTCAAAATGGTTTAGGCACCCTGCGCCAAATTACTTTTTCTTTGCTGGATTGGCGACTACACTCAACTTTTGATGCTCAATCGGCACATGGTCAAGCAGTATTAGATCTCTCCAGAAAGATTGCTGAGCAATGCAATGTCATTCCTCAGCCAGAGATCTCGCGCTGGCCAAATACCTTTAGTCATATTTTTGCTGGTGGCTATGCTGCAGGTTATTACAGCTATAAATGGGCAGAGGTACTTTCTGCAGATGTGTATTCAGCATTCGAAGATGCTGCCAAGCTCACCGGGAGTGTCTTAGATCCACAGACTGGCGCACGGTATCGGCAAGAAATTTTAGAGGTGGGTGGCAGTCGTCCTGCCGCTGAATCTTTTAAAGCATTTAGAGGCAGAGAACCGCAGATCGATGCCTTACTGCGCCATGGTGGCCTAGCTTAA
- the xth gene encoding exodeoxyribonuclease III, whose product MTSSVRIAAWNVNSLTVRLPHVIRWLQDQEKANAPIDALCLQELKLTDEKYPHRALEDAGYLSLAAGQKTYNGVAIILRKAALAPIASDIETAFLKPIRNIPGHIDEQQRILAATICFKGMQPMRIISAYFPNGQSPDSEKFQYKLSWLGALQAWLKDELAQNERLALLGDFNIAPSDDDVHDPKAWEGQNLVSPPERNAFQSLLNLGLVDSFRMFEQAPKTYSWWDYRMMGFRRNAGMRIDHILLSKALEKNCSYSKVDKQPRTWEQPSDHAPVIAQIQSN is encoded by the coding sequence ATGACTAGTTCTGTTCGTATCGCGGCCTGGAATGTCAACTCTTTGACAGTCCGCTTGCCTCACGTCATACGCTGGCTACAAGATCAAGAAAAAGCAAACGCGCCGATTGATGCGCTCTGTTTGCAAGAGCTCAAGCTCACGGATGAAAAGTATCCACATCGTGCTCTAGAGGATGCAGGCTACCTCAGTTTGGCAGCTGGTCAAAAAACCTATAACGGGGTAGCGATTATCTTACGTAAGGCAGCGCTGGCACCCATTGCGAGTGATATCGAAACAGCCTTCTTGAAACCGATTCGTAATATTCCAGGCCATATTGATGAGCAACAACGGATTCTGGCGGCTACGATTTGTTTTAAAGGAATGCAGCCAATGCGGATCATCTCGGCATACTTTCCGAATGGTCAATCACCAGACAGTGAAAAATTTCAATACAAGTTAAGTTGGCTAGGTGCATTACAAGCCTGGCTAAAGGACGAACTTGCTCAGAACGAGCGTTTGGCTTTATTAGGTGACTTCAATATTGCACCAAGCGATGATGATGTACATGACCCCAAAGCTTGGGAAGGGCAAAACCTAGTATCGCCACCAGAGCGCAATGCCTTCCAAAGCTTACTCAATCTAGGCCTAGTGGATTCCTTCAGAATGTTTGAGCAAGCTCCTAAAACTTATAGCTGGTGGGACTATCGCATGATGGGTTTTAGAAGAAATGCGGGTATGCGCATCGATCATATTTTGCTCAGCAAAGCCTTAGAAAAAAATTGCAGCTATAGCAAAGTCGATAAGCAACCGCGCACTTGGGAGCAACCCTCGGATCATGCGCCTGTGATTGCTCAAATTCAGAGTAATTAG
- the ntrC gene encoding nitrogen regulation protein NR(I): MKPIWIVDDDQSIRWVLEKALTREEIPHRSFTNPNDVLNALDKDTPSVLISDIRMPRGNGLDLLQHVKVSHPNLPVIIMTAYSDLDSAVSAFQSGAFEYLTKPFDLDKALELIQRAIEQGQRNQSAAKVLDDWRPDQSEIIGQAPAMQEIFRAIGRLAQSHATVLIMGESGTGKELLAKALHKHSPRAKGPFISFSSSAVPKDLLESELFGHERGAFPGAQTLRRGRLELAEGGTLFLDEIGDLPAELQTRLLRTLTDGHFYRIGGQDPIKANVRIIASTHQNLEARVSAGLFREDLLHRLNIIRLRMPPLRERSDDIPLLARHFMQTCAKSLGVETKKLSDEVLQHMVNMSFSGNVRQLENLCHWLTVMTPASTIGVGDLPSDLLTATNEPTIIVQGESSPVAPPVNRSNTSDWENGLGRLAVKMLQDGDQSVFDALTSRFEKAVLQAALEVTRGRRVEAAQRLGIGRNTITRKLQELGIDD; this comes from the coding sequence ATGAAACCAATTTGGATCGTCGATGATGACCAATCTATCCGTTGGGTTCTCGAAAAAGCGCTGACGCGAGAAGAGATTCCTCATCGCAGCTTTACCAACCCTAATGATGTTCTCAATGCACTAGACAAAGATACGCCGAGCGTATTGATTTCGGATATTCGTATGCCGCGAGGTAATGGCTTGGATCTTTTGCAACATGTAAAGGTTAGCCATCCTAATCTGCCGGTCATCATCATGACTGCTTACTCAGACCTAGACTCAGCTGTCTCTGCATTTCAGAGTGGTGCCTTTGAGTACCTCACTAAACCTTTCGATCTTGATAAGGCGCTTGAGTTAATCCAGCGTGCGATTGAACAAGGACAGCGCAATCAATCTGCTGCCAAAGTATTGGATGACTGGAGACCCGATCAATCTGAAATTATTGGCCAAGCACCTGCAATGCAAGAGATCTTTAGGGCTATTGGTAGGCTGGCACAGTCCCATGCAACCGTATTAATTATGGGTGAATCCGGAACTGGTAAAGAGTTATTAGCCAAGGCTTTGCACAAGCATAGCCCCCGAGCTAAAGGCCCATTCATCTCATTCAGTAGCTCTGCAGTGCCGAAAGACTTGCTCGAGTCTGAATTATTTGGTCATGAACGCGGTGCTTTCCCAGGTGCTCAGACTTTACGACGTGGCCGCCTTGAGCTAGCTGAAGGCGGAACCCTATTTTTGGATGAGATCGGTGATCTTCCTGCTGAATTACAAACCCGTTTGTTAAGAACCCTAACCGACGGCCATTTCTATCGGATTGGCGGTCAAGACCCCATTAAAGCCAATGTTCGTATTATTGCTTCCACACATCAGAATCTCGAGGCGCGAGTATCGGCAGGACTTTTCCGCGAAGACCTTCTGCACCGCTTGAATATTATTCGTTTGCGGATGCCGCCACTAAGAGAGCGTTCTGATGACATTCCTCTGCTGGCAAGACACTTTATGCAAACTTGCGCAAAATCGCTTGGTGTCGAGACAAAAAAGCTATCCGATGAAGTGCTTCAGCATATGGTTAATATGTCTTTCTCGGGTAATGTTCGTCAATTAGAAAACTTATGCCATTGGCTTACCGTTATGACACCCGCTAGCACCATTGGAGTGGGGGATCTACCCAGTGATCTATTAACGGCAACCAATGAACCTACCATCATTGTGCAAGGGGAATCTTCACCAGTTGCTCCCCCAGTGAATCGTTCTAATACCAGTGATTGGGAAAATGGCCTAGGCCGGCTTGCAGTCAAGATGTTGCAGGATGGCGATCAATCGGTATTTGATGCTCTGACTTCACGTTTTGAGAAGGCTGTGCTACAAGCAGCGCTCGAGGTCACACGTGGTCGCAGGGTTGAGGCGGCGCAACGTCTTGGTATAGGACGTAATACGATTACTCGCAAGTTACAGGAATTGGGTATCGATGACTAG
- the glnL gene encoding nitrogen regulation protein NR(II), with product MLRNSFKGAASAAPFFPTLLDQIPNAIVIFEADSQQLVYVNPAAESALDLSRKSLEGHNFHDLFGDNLQLGEMIHEVKSGQAPAQRQELLLHSLPGSIHQETIPAHVVIALMDDSDLMLMEWFPIDQQLRTERDERVTQQVEANKELMRNLAHEIKNPLGGIRGAAQLLEFELPEKGLREYTQVIIKESDRLQTLVDRLLAPHRKAHVMEYFNVHEALERVRSLVLAEFPKGLKIVRNYDTSLPDILGDREQLIQAVLNIAHNAAQALSVEIEAGVAQIELRTRVARSVTIAKQRYKLALDLDVIDNGPGIPADIRERIFFPLVSGREGGSGLGLTLAQTFVQQHQGSIACDSKPGCTHFHIQIPYRRQEKSE from the coding sequence TTGTTGCGCAATTCGTTCAAGGGAGCAGCTTCGGCTGCTCCTTTTTTTCCGACATTGCTCGATCAAATTCCCAATGCCATCGTGATTTTCGAGGCAGATAGCCAGCAACTGGTTTATGTAAACCCTGCTGCTGAATCTGCTTTGGATTTATCACGTAAATCTCTGGAAGGTCATAACTTTCATGACTTGTTTGGCGATAACCTGCAACTTGGAGAGATGATTCACGAAGTCAAGAGTGGTCAAGCTCCTGCCCAACGTCAGGAACTTTTGCTCCATTCATTGCCTGGTAGCATTCATCAAGAGACGATACCTGCCCATGTCGTGATTGCTCTAATGGATGATTCGGACTTGATGCTGATGGAGTGGTTCCCGATTGATCAACAGTTACGTACTGAGCGAGATGAGCGCGTGACCCAACAAGTTGAAGCTAACAAAGAGCTGATGCGCAACTTAGCGCACGAGATTAAGAATCCCCTTGGCGGTATTCGCGGAGCTGCTCAGCTTTTAGAGTTCGAATTGCCAGAAAAGGGCTTGCGTGAATATACCCAGGTCATTATTAAAGAATCCGATCGCCTGCAGACCCTAGTGGATCGCCTTTTAGCTCCACACCGTAAAGCCCATGTCATGGAGTATTTTAATGTCCATGAGGCTTTAGAGCGGGTGCGTAGTTTAGTGTTGGCTGAGTTCCCGAAGGGCTTGAAGATCGTTCGTAATTACGATACGAGCCTGCCCGATATTTTGGGTGATCGTGAACAGCTCATTCAGGCAGTGCTAAACATTGCCCACAATGCTGCCCAAGCACTGAGCGTTGAAATTGAAGCAGGGGTAGCCCAAATTGAATTGCGTACTCGAGTAGCTCGCTCGGTCACGATCGCTAAACAGCGCTATAAGCTGGCTTTGGATCTTGATGTGATTGATAACGGTCCAGGCATACCCGCTGACATTCGAGAACGGATCTTCTTCCCCCTCGTATCTGGCAGAGAGGGTGGGAGTGGTTTAGGACTCACCCTAGCACAAACCTTTGTTCAGCAACACCAAGGCTCAATCGCCTGTGACAGTAAGCCAGGCTGCACGCATTTTCATATTCAAATTCCGTATCGTAGGCAGGAGAAATCAGAATGA
- the glnA gene encoding type I glutamate--ammonia ligase, translating into MTKTVADVMKLVKEKECTFVDFRFVDTKGKEQHVSVPVSAFNEDKFESGHAFDGSSIAGWKGIEASDMLLMPDPTAAYIDPFYEEPTLVLTCDVIEPSDGKGYDRDPRSIAKRAEAYLKSSGLGDAAYFGPEPEFFVFDGVQWNVDMQGCSVKIISEEAPWSSGLDLEGGNTGHRPGKKGGYFPVAPVDSFQDMRSEMCLILESLGIPVEVHHHEVAGQGQNELGTKFSTLVQRADWTIWQKYVVQNVAHAYGKTATFMPKPVVGDNGSGMHVHQSVWKNGENLFAGNGYSGLSEFALYYIGGIIKHARALNAITNPGTNSYKRLVPGFEAPVKLAYSARNRSASIRIPYVSNPKGRRIETRFPDPLANPYLAFSALLMAGLDGVQNKIHPGEAADKNLYDLPPEEDAKIPTVCHSLDQALECLDKDREFLTRGGVFTNSMLDAYIALKMEEVTRFRMTTHPVEFEMYYSL; encoded by the coding sequence ATGACCAAGACCGTCGCCGATGTAATGAAGTTAGTTAAAGAGAAAGAATGTACTTTCGTTGATTTCCGCTTTGTTGATACCAAAGGTAAAGAACAACACGTATCAGTACCTGTTTCTGCATTTAACGAAGATAAATTTGAAAGCGGTCATGCATTTGACGGTTCCTCTATCGCTGGTTGGAAGGGCATCGAAGCTTCTGACATGTTGTTAATGCCAGATCCAACCGCAGCTTATATCGACCCATTCTATGAAGAGCCAACCTTGGTTCTCACATGCGACGTGATCGAGCCATCTGATGGCAAAGGATATGACCGTGATCCACGCTCTATCGCAAAACGCGCTGAAGCTTACTTAAAGAGCAGTGGCCTTGGTGATGCTGCTTACTTTGGTCCAGAACCAGAGTTCTTCGTATTTGACGGCGTTCAGTGGAATGTCGATATGCAAGGTTGCTCAGTAAAGATTATTTCTGAAGAGGCGCCATGGTCTTCTGGTCTCGATCTCGAAGGTGGCAATACAGGGCATCGTCCAGGCAAAAAGGGTGGTTATTTCCCAGTTGCCCCAGTAGATAGCTTCCAAGATATGCGTTCCGAAATGTGCTTGATTCTCGAATCCTTAGGTATTCCTGTTGAAGTGCATCACCACGAAGTTGCTGGTCAAGGCCAAAACGAATTGGGTACCAAGTTCAGCACACTAGTACAGCGCGCTGATTGGACCATCTGGCAGAAGTATGTTGTACAAAACGTTGCTCATGCTTATGGCAAAACAGCAACCTTCATGCCAAAGCCAGTGGTTGGCGATAACGGCTCTGGTATGCACGTTCACCAATCTGTTTGGAAGAATGGCGAGAACTTATTTGCTGGTAACGGCTACTCAGGTTTATCTGAATTTGCTCTGTACTACATCGGCGGCATCATCAAGCATGCACGTGCTTTGAATGCAATCACCAATCCAGGCACCAACTCCTACAAGCGTTTGGTACCTGGCTTTGAGGCTCCTGTGAAGTTGGCTTACTCAGCTCGCAACCGTTCTGCTTCGATTCGTATTCCTTATGTATCGAATCCTAAGGGCCGCCGGATTGAAACCCGTTTCCCAGATCCATTAGCTAACCCATACTTGGCATTCTCTGCCTTGTTGATGGCTGGCTTGGACGGTGTTCAGAATAAGATTCACCCAGGTGAAGCTGCTGACAAGAACCTGTATGACTTGCCACCAGAAGAAGATGCGAAGATCCCAACCGTATGCCATAGCTTAGATCAGGCTTTGGAGTGCTTGGACAAGGATCGTGAGTTCTTGACCCGTGGTGGTGTGTTTACAAATTCGATGTTAGATGCCTACATTGCATTGAAGATGGAAGAGGTCACACGTTTCCGCATGACTACTCATCCAGTCGAATTTGAAATGTATTACTCCCTGTAA